Proteins co-encoded in one bacterium genomic window:
- a CDS encoding Fic family protein, whose product MDYIWQHKDWPAFRWHDREILKVLGEVRFKQGAFLKRVSQLGFKLMLESSAKILFQETMTTSGIEGHNLNPEAVRSSIAKRLGLPDQRKIVVDRSAEGLIDVLLEATGHFQQPLTEKRLQGWQAALFPSGFSSYRKVKVSDWRGPEVMQVVSGPFSREKVHYEAPPQERLKREIKTFIKWFEKESKSLDGIIQAGLAHFYFVTIHPFEDGNGRIARALTDMALARDEQLPTRYYSLSARILKERKNYYAVLEKEQKSGLDITGWLSWFLGCFSRAIDDSEKIISDVLIKADFWARHGQTTLNERQKKVINNLLDSDQTAPQLTTKKYGAVTRVSRATAFREIDDLLKKSVIVQNNAKGRSVSYRLNLK is encoded by the coding sequence ATGGACTATATTTGGCAGCATAAAGATTGGCCGGCCTTTAGGTGGCATGATCGTGAAATTTTGAAAGTCCTGGGTGAAGTACGCTTCAAACAGGGGGCCTTTCTTAAACGTGTTTCCCAACTGGGGTTTAAATTGATGTTAGAGTCGAGCGCCAAAATTCTTTTTCAGGAAACCATGACAACTTCTGGAATTGAAGGGCACAACCTCAACCCGGAAGCAGTCAGGTCCTCTATTGCCAAAAGATTAGGACTACCGGATCAAAGAAAAATAGTTGTAGATCGATCTGCCGAAGGCTTGATTGATGTGCTTTTAGAGGCGACCGGACATTTTCAGCAGCCTTTAACTGAGAAGCGATTACAGGGATGGCAGGCTGCGCTTTTTCCATCCGGGTTTTCCAGTTACCGCAAAGTCAAAGTAAGTGACTGGCGGGGACCGGAAGTAATGCAAGTAGTGTCAGGTCCCTTTAGCAGGGAAAAAGTTCATTATGAAGCACCGCCACAGGAACGACTTAAAAGAGAGATAAAAACTTTTATCAAATGGTTTGAAAAAGAATCAAAGTCATTAGACGGCATTATTCAGGCAGGGTTGGCACATTTTTATTTTGTGACCATTCATCCTTTTGAGGATGGTAATGGAAGAATTGCCAGAGCATTAACTGATATGGCCCTGGCCCGGGATGAGCAGCTGCCTACACGCTACTATTCATTGTCAGCGAGGATATTAAAGGAAAGAAAAAATTATTATGCAGTATTGGAAAAAGAACAAAAAAGCGGCCTGGATATAACAGGATGGCTGAGTTGGTTTTTAGGATGTTTTTCAAGAGCTATTGATGATTCGGAAAAAATAATTTCAGATGTACTAATAAAAGCGGATTTTTGGGCCAGACATGGACAAACAACATTAAATGAAAGACAAAAAAAAGTGATTAACAACTTACTTGATTCAGATCAAACAGCACCTCAGTTGACGACCAAAAAATATGGAGCCGTGACCCGCGTCAGCCGGGCCACGGCATTTAGAGAAATAGATGACCTGCTTAAAAAAAGCGTTATTGTTCAAAATAACGCCAAAGGAAGAAGCGTGAGTTATAGGTTGAATTTGAAATAA
- a CDS encoding ATP-binding protein, translating into MLNRHIEPTIKKYAKEYPILAVVGPRQSGKTTLVKKLFPKHHYLSLENLDLRRQAEDDPRGFLADFGNKLILDEIQRVPSLFSYLQELVDTNQTPGQYVLTGSQQFLLMENISQSLAGRICYFKLFPFTYRELTQQSPDKDLDSIITPKKQAEINPPALNKLLLNGFYPRIHDKHLSASKWLENYVLTYLERDIRSLIDIKSLRLFEDFIKILAAYSGQLVNYAAISNLIGISQPTIKKWISLLETSGVIFILSQYYRNYSKRIVKTPKIYFIDTGLLCFLLSIYSEEQLKAHPNYGNIFESFIISDLYKRIHHTGHTPPLFFWRDKTGNEIDLLVDLGSYQLPIEIKSSKTFSASFKKSISYWFTLKGNANTKGLILYNGVQPLGSTSDIRAYPWWLL; encoded by the coding sequence ATGCTAAACAGACACATTGAACCTACCATTAAAAAATATGCCAAGGAGTATCCGATACTGGCGGTTGTCGGACCCAGACAAAGCGGCAAAACAACCTTGGTAAAAAAACTTTTTCCCAAGCACCACTATCTTTCACTGGAAAATCTTGATCTTAGGCGGCAGGCGGAAGATGATCCGCGGGGTTTTTTAGCCGATTTTGGTAACAAACTTATTCTTGACGAAATACAGCGCGTCCCTTCTTTGTTCTCTTATCTTCAGGAATTAGTCGATACCAACCAAACACCCGGCCAATATGTTCTCACCGGATCACAACAATTCCTGCTGATGGAAAACATCTCACAGTCGTTGGCCGGCCGCATTTGCTATTTCAAATTATTCCCGTTTACTTATCGGGAATTAACTCAGCAATCCCCGGACAAGGATCTTGATTCAATCATAACACCTAAAAAACAGGCGGAGATAAACCCACCCGCACTCAATAAACTTTTATTGAATGGCTTTTATCCACGTATTCACGACAAACATTTATCCGCATCCAAGTGGCTTGAAAATTATGTTCTCACTTATCTCGAAAGAGACATTCGCAGTTTAATTGACATTAAAAGCCTGCGTCTTTTTGAGGATTTTATAAAAATACTGGCTGCTTACTCCGGTCAGCTTGTCAACTATGCGGCAATCTCTAATCTGATTGGAATTTCGCAGCCAACCATAAAAAAATGGATTTCCCTGCTGGAAACAAGTGGTGTTATTTTTATTCTTTCACAGTATTACCGGAATTATTCCAAGCGAATTGTTAAAACACCAAAGATTTATTTTATTGATACCGGTCTGTTGTGTTTTCTGCTCTCAATCTATTCGGAAGAACAATTAAAAGCACACCCAAATTACGGAAATATTTTCGAATCATTTATCATAAGTGATTTGTACAAACGGATTCACCATACCGGACACACACCGCCACTGTTTTTCTGGAGAGATAAAACCGGCAATGAAATTGATCTACTGGTGGATCTGGGTTCCTATCAATTACCGATTGAAATTAAATCATCCAAAACATTTTCCGCTTCTTTCAAAAAATCAATTTCATACTGGTTTACTTTAAAAGGCAACGCCAATACAAAAGGATTGATTTTATACAACGGAGTACAACCCCTTGGTTCAACTTCTGACATCCGCGCCTATCCCTGGTGGCTCCTGTAG
- a CDS encoding helix-turn-helix domain-containing protein, translating into MTTSSLKLRQLSELTKSGNPMPIVKFGRRLKDIRKSLGMTQKQVAKRLGITRQAVTKLEKNLSSANLQTLERYISIFNGQLLMSVSMPVTLEEMIQLQAKKTAERILKRTYANMALENQAPDDKTYHKELDELTRELTNNPNTSLWEE; encoded by the coding sequence ATGACAACAAGTTCACTAAAATTAAGACAATTATCTGAACTTACAAAATCAGGCAATCCTATGCCAATAGTTAAGTTTGGCCGGCGTCTAAAAGATATTAGAAAATCTCTGGGCATGACTCAGAAACAAGTGGCCAAGCGGCTTGGTATAACCAGGCAGGCAGTGACCAAACTCGAGAAAAATCTGTCTTCAGCCAACTTACAAACACTCGAACGATATATTAGCATTTTTAATGGCCAACTTTTAATGAGTGTTTCGATGCCGGTTACGCTTGAAGAAATGATACAACTCCAGGCCAAAAAAACCGCTGAGCGGATACTAAAGCGTACATACGCTAATATGGCACTTGAAAATCAGGCGCCTGACGATAAAACATATCATAAGGAATTGGATGAACTAACACGTGAACTTACGAACAATCCCAACACTTCGCTCTGGGAAGAATAA
- a CDS encoding mobile mystery protein B, which produces MPGFEAVPDATPIGDVSHLIPKHIEPQTQLNEYEASNIAQATRKYLLKRRKYLMTVEFIKKVHKEMFEQTWTWAGAFRTVSLNFGVEPIQIPIDIHNLARDIEFWEKDNTLSVFDRSVYIHHRLVKIHPFFNGNGRHARLISDIFLFGRGEKLPNWPDKELIEKTKIREIYIKSMQEADRGNYGPLEAFCRELIT; this is translated from the coding sequence ATGCCTGGATTTGAAGCTGTTCCTGATGCGACTCCTATAGGCGATGTCTCTCATTTAATCCCGAAACACATAGAACCCCAAACCCAGCTTAATGAATATGAAGCATCTAACATTGCCCAGGCTACACGCAAATACCTATTAAAGCGCAGGAAGTATTTAATGACAGTTGAGTTTATAAAAAAAGTGCATAAAGAAATGTTTGAACAAACCTGGACCTGGGCAGGGGCCTTTCGGACGGTCTCCTTAAATTTTGGTGTGGAACCGATTCAAATACCTATAGATATACATAATTTGGCCAGGGATATTGAATTTTGGGAAAAAGACAATACGTTGAGTGTGTTTGATAGAAGTGTCTATATACACCATAGACTGGTAAAAATTCACCCCTTTTTCAACGGAAACGGAAGACATGCCAGGCTGATTTCGGATATATTTCTTTTCGGTCGGGGTGAAAAATTGCCCAACTGGCCGGATAAGGAATTGATTGAGAAAACAAAAATCCGGGAAATATATATCAAGTCCATGCAGGAGGCGGACCGGGGCAATTATGGTCCATTAGAAGCATTTTGCCGTGAGCTGATCACTTAA
- a CDS encoding DEAD/DEAH box helicase encodes MSVSFKELGISQRLVAALAVEQITVPTPIQALVIPEAIKHRDIIVQSQTGTGKTLAFLLPLFEKLQPIREMQALVLVPTHELAVQILRQVERLSQNSDKALTGAVIIGNVNIERQVLKLRDKPQIIIGTAGRVLQLIGKKKISAHTIKTIIVDEADRLFDAKNSKSINDVIKTTPRDRQMVLVSATISPRTIETTKSIMKNPQFLKADTTPNIPSTIEHRFTTTTYENKIDRLRKLIFHTKAAKSLVFANTAKEIKKIVSELKYHGVKVASLHGEDNKMDRKATMEKYRTGKLSALIASDIAARGLDIKDVTHVFNVDMPDTVDGYLHRVGRTGRNGKAGVAISIVTSQERAVLQKHEKALGLIFEEIRDSR; translated from the coding sequence ATGAGTGTGTCTTTTAAGGAACTTGGTATATCTCAACGTCTGGTTGCAGCACTGGCTGTAGAACAGATTACTGTACCTACGCCGATACAGGCATTGGTTATTCCAGAGGCGATCAAGCATCGCGATATAATAGTTCAATCTCAAACAGGGACAGGAAAGACGCTGGCTTTCTTATTGCCGCTCTTTGAAAAATTGCAACCCATTAGAGAGATGCAAGCCTTGGTTCTTGTACCTACTCACGAGCTGGCTGTGCAAATATTACGTCAAGTTGAACGGTTGTCTCAAAACTCAGACAAAGCATTAACCGGTGCTGTCATCATAGGGAACGTTAATATTGAACGGCAAGTATTAAAACTGCGTGATAAACCGCAAATTATAATTGGTACTGCCGGCAGAGTATTGCAATTGATTGGGAAGAAAAAAATATCAGCTCATACGATTAAGACCATTATTGTTGACGAAGCAGATAGGTTGTTTGATGCAAAAAATAGTAAGAGTATTAATGACGTTATAAAAACAACGCCGCGTGATCGGCAGATGGTACTTGTTTCAGCTACCATTTCACCTAGAACTATAGAAACGACCAAATCTATAATGAAGAATCCTCAGTTTTTGAAAGCAGATACCACCCCCAACATACCAAGTACAATCGAGCATCGGTTTACTACCACAACCTATGAGAATAAGATTGATAGGCTAAGAAAGCTTATCTTTCATACGAAAGCCGCAAAGTCGCTGGTCTTTGCGAATACAGCTAAGGAAATTAAAAAAATCGTCAGTGAATTAAAATACCATGGTGTCAAAGTCGCCAGTCTCCATGGCGAAGACAATAAAATGGACCGTAAAGCAACAATGGAAAAATATCGCACCGGAAAGTTAAGTGCTCTAATTGCCTCTGATATTGCCGCCAGGGGACTCGATATAAAAGATGTTACCCACGTATTTAATGTTGATATGCCTGATACCGTTGATGGCTATCTGCATCGAGTGGGGCGCACAGGCAGAAATGGCAAAGCCGGTGTTGCCATTTCGATAGTAACCAGTCAGGAACGTGCAGTTCTTCAGAAGCACGAGAAAGCGCTGGGGTTGATATTTGAAGAGATAAGAGATAGTCGTTAG
- a CDS encoding BrnA antitoxin family protein, with the protein MRKKINHFNNEDQERDFWSREDSTRYINWKKGKKVVFSNLKPSSKTISLRLYDAVI; encoded by the coding sequence ATGAGAAAGAAAATCAATCACTTCAACAATGAAGATCAGGAAAGAGATTTTTGGTCCAGAGAGGATTCGACCCGGTATATTAACTGGAAAAAAGGGAAGAAGGTCGTATTTTCGAATTTGAAGCCATCAAGCAAGACAATCTCGCTTCGGCTATATGATGCTGTTATTTAG
- a CDS encoding helix-turn-helix transcriptional regulator produces MPIKSSTKNVILKTFGYVVKSRRHRLNISQMELAERADLHFTYISDIELGGRNIALLNIFRLAIGLELPPEKLIKEVILQLKKDNKDFDMKAFFTEYDKKERVRRGKGKKTKSSSK; encoded by the coding sequence ATGCCTATAAAATCCAGTACCAAAAATGTAATTCTTAAAACTTTTGGGTATGTCGTTAAATCCCGGCGGCATAGACTCAATATTTCACAAATGGAACTTGCTGAAAGAGCGGACCTTCATTTTACTTACATCAGTGATATCGAATTGGGAGGTAGAAATATTGCCCTGTTGAATATTTTCCGACTAGCAATAGGGTTGGAACTCCCACCGGAAAAACTTATTAAAGAAGTGATTTTGCAACTTAAGAAAGATAATAAAGATTTTGATATGAAAGCGTTCTTTACAGAATATGACAAAAAAGAACGGGTGCGCAGGGGTAAAGGTAAAAAAACGAAATCATCGTCTAAATAA
- a CDS encoding response regulator has product MENNRKIKIVIVDDEYAILVALKLALEEEFDISITLCAEECLEYLYKCKPDIVLTDYNMPGMNGIQLIEKVTRGATKIKTIIYSANLNEEIKSKAIKMDVFACLSKPFDIGVLRVLLRNAMKKNDVM; this is encoded by the coding sequence ATGGAAAATAATAGGAAAATAAAAATAGTTATTGTTGACGATGAATATGCCATTTTAGTAGCACTTAAATTAGCTCTGGAAGAAGAATTTGATATTTCAATAACGTTGTGTGCGGAAGAGTGTCTGGAATATCTGTACAAATGCAAACCGGACATTGTTTTGACGGATTACAACATGCCGGGAATGAATGGTATTCAATTAATTGAAAAAGTTACCAGGGGAGCAACAAAAATAAAGACTATTATTTATTCTGCTAATTTAAATGAGGAAATAAAGAGCAAAGCAATAAAAATGGATGTTTTTGCATGTTTGTCAAAACCATTTGATATTGGAGTATTAAGAGTTTTATTGCGTAATGCTATGAAAAAGAATGACGTAATGTGA
- a CDS encoding AAA family ATPase gives MLKLKEVKVSKYKSYLATQIVPIEDAITTLVGKNESGKTAFLEAIAKFNYFEKDLEFEFDVTADYPRSELKKYQRDKDPVEVIKCTFEITDELLKEISDDLGENVFKIKSFSYGIKYEGNDAWYDLSANEEVFLKTYIKAKELTPEAIEELKGIKSIKALGSLAVSTQNEEVKKLYQELEKEYIDKAYKWDDVIQGYIAKNYLKPNFPKVWYFDEYFSLPSRVNINRLQSNQIDAELTAEALKTSKALFELAGIDIAKLIDASTFETFVAELEATSNEITDQIFEYWSTNENLEIKFEIEPVVNQQNTSVIEKVLDIRVRNTRHRVSLPLKNRSKGFNWFFSFIVWFSKIQSDGNKNFILLLDEPGLNLHASAQADLLRYIEDLAKEYQVIYTTHSPFMIDSNHLERVRTVYDSDSGSIVSSAIQEKDPETLFPLQAALGYDIAQNLFISKNNLLVEGPADLLYLSILSSILESEKRECLKENITIVPIGGMDKVASFISLLRGSKLNIVCLLDSFSDQKGKQRIDDLIKIKIIKDRNVRYFDEFIKTSNDKADIEDLFEKSEYLDMFNKAFIEFEDFVVTDLDGKLPNILQQINKLISKNHFNHYRPANQMAKMSVDSKYFSKNTLNRFEDMFKKINKLY, from the coding sequence ATGCTTAAATTAAAAGAAGTTAAAGTATCGAAATATAAAAGCTATCTTGCAACACAAATAGTTCCAATAGAAGATGCGATTACCACACTTGTTGGAAAAAACGAATCAGGTAAAACCGCATTTCTTGAAGCAATTGCAAAGTTTAATTACTTTGAAAAAGACCTGGAATTTGAGTTTGATGTTACAGCAGATTACCCAAGAAGCGAGTTGAAAAAATATCAAAGAGATAAGGATCCAGTAGAGGTTATCAAGTGTACTTTTGAAATCACGGATGAACTTTTAAAAGAAATTTCGGATGATTTAGGAGAAAATGTTTTTAAAATAAAGTCATTTTCTTATGGCATCAAGTATGAAGGGAATGACGCTTGGTATGACTTGTCAGCAAACGAAGAAGTTTTTCTGAAGACCTACATTAAAGCAAAAGAGCTTACGCCAGAGGCAATAGAAGAATTGAAAGGTATTAAGTCAATTAAAGCACTCGGGAGTCTCGCTGTTTCAACTCAAAATGAGGAAGTAAAGAAATTATATCAGGAGTTAGAAAAGGAATATATTGATAAAGCCTATAAATGGGATGATGTCATTCAAGGTTATATTGCTAAAAATTATCTTAAACCAAATTTTCCGAAAGTTTGGTATTTTGATGAATACTTTTCTCTACCATCAAGAGTAAATATTAATCGTTTGCAAAGTAATCAGATTGATGCTGAATTAACGGCAGAAGCATTAAAGACATCGAAAGCACTTTTTGAACTTGCAGGGATAGATATTGCAAAGCTTATCGATGCAAGTACATTTGAAACCTTTGTTGCCGAACTTGAAGCGACCTCGAATGAAATAACTGATCAAATTTTTGAATACTGGTCAACCAATGAGAACTTAGAAATTAAGTTTGAAATTGAACCAGTTGTGAATCAACAGAACACAAGTGTCATAGAAAAAGTTTTAGATATTCGAGTTAGGAACACACGCCATAGAGTTTCTTTGCCTTTGAAAAATAGAAGCAAAGGATTTAATTGGTTCTTTTCTTTTATAGTATGGTTCAGCAAAATACAAAGTGATGGAAATAAGAATTTTATTCTTTTACTTGATGAGCCTGGATTAAATCTTCACGCATCAGCACAAGCAGATTTGCTTCGTTATATTGAAGATTTAGCAAAAGAATATCAGGTGATTTATACAACACACTCGCCATTTATGATAGATTCTAACCATTTGGAACGAGTGAGAACGGTATATGATAGTGATTCGGGTAGTATTGTTTCAAGTGCAATTCAAGAAAAAGACCCCGAAACTTTGTTTCCATTGCAAGCTGCTTTAGGTTACGACATAGCGCAAAACCTATTCATTTCAAAAAACAATTTATTGGTCGAAGGTCCAGCCGATTTGTTATATCTTTCAATTTTAAGCAGTATTTTAGAATCTGAAAAGCGAGAATGCTTAAAGGAAAACATCACAATTGTTCCGATTGGTGGAATGGATAAAGTCGCTTCTTTTATTTCATTGTTGAGAGGTAGTAAGTTGAATATTGTTTGTTTACTTGATTCATTTTCAGACCAAAAAGGGAAACAAAGAATTGACGATCTGATAAAAATTAAAATCATAAAAGATAGAAATGTTAGGTATTTTGATGAGTTTATTAAAACATCAAATGATAAAGCGGACATTGAAGACTTGTTTGAAAAATCAGAGTATTTGGATATGTTTAATAAAGCATTCATTGAATTTGAAGATTTTGTAGTAACTGATTTGGATGGCAAACTACCAAATATCCTTCAACAGATTAACAAACTTATAAGCAAAAATCATTTCAATCACTATAGACCGGCGAATCAAATGGCAAAAATGTCTGTTGATTCTAAATACTTTTCGAAAAACACATTAAATAGATTTGAAGACATGTTTAAAAAGATAAATAAATTATACTAG